A genomic segment from Chitinophagaceae bacterium encodes:
- a CDS encoding TonB-dependent receptor has product MKKIYLLLPLLSTAAIGFSQIDTTSKILDELVVTGQYRPQSLKNSVYKVNVIKSQRILLSGATNIQQVLFNQLGLSFSNDNTLGTSDIQIMGMSGRNVKILLDGVPLVDRGDTRESLNQVDLNTIDRIEMVEGPMSVSYGSDALAGVVNLISKRPEKSRFSIFAKVQEETAGKEYYPFSYKGVHTQSAGISGSKGKWNYTLGSSHIDFDGYGGDSFGRGKSWRPKEQWLGNGRIGFHNKKIDLYYKLDGMHENISNRMAMNPVTYEAISQYYISKRFLQQLQNNWNINNNLQLSSILAFTDYSRRTKTIKHQFSDGINYLSNEPGSQDKSTFKNLVFRNTLQYQISPAVSLQPGIDINHEKATGARIDGTPEINDFAFFVSSEIKPNNTINIRPGLRFIKNSVYSAPPVIPSINTKFTLYNNFDLRVAYAYGFRSPALRELYYNFVDANHIIVGNPHLKAEHSSSFNGSLSCTLPKTKQGHQNVITLSSFYNTFNNLINYATSPTSTDTTITVNIDKYKTTGIMIEDKLQSKNFTASLGFSYIGRYNQLADAEGFKNENLPHFMWSPELNASMIYEFSKTGASLALFYKFSGKKPGYEAVTNTSTGAQEIHLTHIDGCHIADFTINKKLFTYFSVSGGVKNIFNVTQLTNTSTNPDGVHSTGAAIDMSYGRSYFIGLSFQLNTKHQ; this is encoded by the coding sequence ATGAAAAAAATTTACCTGCTATTACCCTTGCTTTCCACTGCAGCAATTGGCTTTTCACAAATAGATACTACTTCAAAAATATTGGATGAATTGGTAGTTACCGGGCAGTACAGGCCACAGTCTTTAAAAAATTCGGTTTATAAAGTAAATGTTATTAAAAGCCAGCGCATACTTTTAAGTGGCGCTACAAATATTCAGCAGGTACTTTTTAATCAATTGGGCCTAAGTTTTTCAAATGATAATACACTAGGCACATCAGATATCCAAATAATGGGCATGAGTGGGCGCAACGTAAAAATATTACTGGATGGTGTGCCCCTTGTTGACCGGGGCGATACCCGTGAAAGCCTTAACCAGGTTGACTTAAACACTATTGACAGGATTGAAATGGTAGAAGGCCCAATGAGTGTTTCTTATGGTTCAGATGCACTTGCAGGTGTGGTAAACCTCATTTCTAAAAGACCAGAAAAAAGCCGCTTTTCCATTTTTGCAAAAGTGCAGGAAGAAACAGCAGGTAAGGAATATTATCCCTTTAGTTACAAAGGGGTGCATACACAAAGCGCAGGCATTAGCGGTTCAAAAGGAAAATGGAATTACACATTAGGCAGCAGCCATATTGACTTTGACGGATATGGTGGCGATAGCTTTGGCAGAGGAAAAAGCTGGAGACCAAAAGAACAATGGCTGGGCAATGGAAGAATTGGTTTTCATAATAAAAAAATTGATCTCTATTATAAATTAGACGGCATGCACGAAAACATTTCCAACCGCATGGCCATGAACCCAGTTACTTACGAAGCCATTAGCCAATATTACATAAGCAAAAGATTTTTACAGCAACTGCAAAACAACTGGAATATTAATAATAACCTGCAACTTTCATCCATTCTGGCTTTTACAGATTACAGCAGGCGCACAAAAACCATTAAACACCAGTTTAGCGATGGCATCAATTATTTAAGTAACGAGCCCGGCAGCCAGGATAAATCTACATTTAAAAATTTAGTTTTCCGTAATACTTTACAGTACCAAATTTCACCTGCTGTTTCTTTGCAACCGGGTATAGATATTAATCATGAAAAAGCAACCGGAGCAAGAATTGACGGCACCCCCGAAATAAATGATTTTGCTTTTTTTGTTTCCTCAGAAATAAAACCCAACAACACAATAAACATAAGGCCCGGTTTAAGGTTCATTAAAAATTCTGTTTATAGCGCACCGCCGGTAATTCCATCTATCAATACCAAATTTACTTTGTACAATAATTTTGATTTAAGAGTAGCGTATGCTTATGGTTTTCGCTCTCCGGCATTGAGAGAGCTTTATTACAATTTTGTAGATGCCAATCATATTATTGTGGGCAACCCACATTTAAAAGCAGAGCACTCCAGCAGCTTTAACGGTTCATTAAGCTGTACCTTGCCTAAAACAAAACAAGGCCATCAAAACGTAATTACATTAAGTAGTTTTTACAATACTTTCAACAACTTAATTAACTACGCTACTTCACCTACATCAACAGATACAACCATTACCGTAAACATAGATAAGTACAAAACCACAGGAATTATGATTGAGGATAAACTGCAATCGAAAAATTTTACTGCAAGCCTTGGCTTTTCCTATATTGGCCGCTATAACCAACTGGCAGATGCGGAAGGGTTCAAAAATGAAAACCTACCGCATTTTATGTGGTCGCCCGAGCTAAATGCCAGTATGATTTACGAATTTTCAAAAACTGGCGCAAGCCTGGCATTGTTTTATAAATTTTCAGGAAAAAAACCGGGTTATGAAGCCGTAACCAATACCAGCACCGGGGCACAGGAAATTCACCTTACCCATATTGACGGATGCCATATTGCCGACTTTACAATAAACAAAAAGTTATTTACCTACTTCTCGGTTTCGGGTGGTGTAAAAAACATTTTTAACGTAACCCAGCTAACCAATACATCCACCAATCCCGATGGCGTACACAGTACCGGTGCTGCCATTGATATGTCCTATGGCAGGTCATACTTTATTGGCCTCAGCTTTCAATTAAATACAAAACATCAATAA
- a CDS encoding HmuY family protein: MLNTQKLQALVIISMFLFASCKKDQDPIIIVPPSTGSTLVLNGLTGTEMSGATAGNTVYLDLSSNTTTNVTRANWDLAFYCGNEFRVALNNTSGAGAKVLSINDLSAVNAADTIGLTLAVNHAAPVPADFAYFDHIDGAITGTVIPEISATGANNNVVIINRGAGGGIAERPWIKLRVLRNGANGYTIQYAGILSSTYQTVHIAKDEAYHYLLFSFDNGVLNNGQPRKNAWDLAWTYSLYQTNFGGGMVPYNFSDLIETNHLSNVQVKEKIYADANAATAAYTAFNKDSVNALANATATGKWVIAGKWRSTQPATGAKLDRFYLIKDANGNNYKLRCLSMGVGADGGTRGKPKFQYELITM, translated from the coding sequence ATGTTGAATACTCAAAAATTGCAAGCCCTTGTTATCATTTCAATGTTCCTTTTTGCTTCCTGCAAAAAAGACCAGGACCCGATAATAATTGTTCCGCCATCTACCGGTTCTACACTTGTATTAAATGGATTAACCGGAACCGAAATGAGTGGTGCAACAGCAGGCAATACCGTTTACCTGGATTTAAGCAGCAACACTACTACAAATGTAACCAGGGCAAATTGGGACCTTGCTTTTTATTGCGGTAACGAATTTAGGGTTGCACTGAATAATACTTCGGGTGCAGGAGCAAAAGTTTTATCCATCAATGATCTTTCTGCAGTAAATGCTGCCGATACTATTGGCCTTACACTTGCGGTAAACCATGCAGCACCTGTACCTGCCGATTTTGCATATTTTGATCATATAGATGGGGCAATTACAGGAACGGTAATTCCTGAAATTTCTGCAACAGGCGCCAATAATAATGTAGTTATTATAAACCGTGGCGCCGGTGGAGGAATTGCAGAAAGGCCATGGATAAAGCTCAGGGTTTTACGCAATGGTGCCAATGGATACACTATTCAATATGCCGGCATATTATCATCCACATATCAAACAGTGCATATTGCAAAAGATGAAGCCTATCATTATCTTTTATTTTCGTTTGACAATGGGGTATTGAACAATGGACAGCCCAGGAAAAATGCATGGGATTTGGCCTGGACCTATTCCTTATACCAAACAAATTTTGGCGGTGGTATGGTGCCCTATAATTTTTCCGACCTTATTGAAACAAACCATTTATCCAATGTGCAGGTAAAAGAAAAAATTTATGCTGATGCCAACGCAGCTACAGCCGCATATACTGCGTTTAATAAAGACAGTGTAAATGCATTGGCAAATGCAACCGCAACCGGAAAGTGGGTCATTGCCGGCAAATGGAGAAGCACACAACCTGCAACCGGTGCAAAACTTGACCGATTTTATTTAATTAAAGATGCAAATGGCAATAATTATAAATTACGCTGCCTGAGCATGGGAGTAGGCGCCGATGGCGGTACAAGGGGAAAGCCAAAGTTTCAATATGAACTGATAACCATGTAG
- a CDS encoding alpha/beta fold hydrolase, whose protein sequence is MNPLLIYILGGYLALLLIIYLVQEKFIFKPEKLRQDFRYKYDIPFEELFFNVAPGVKINGLHFFNEKPHGLILYFHGNTRSIKGWAKYAKDFYRFNYDVVLVDYRGFGKSTGKRSEIEMLGDMQFVYSQLVQQYTESHMIVYGRSLGSGFATKVASDNNPRYLILDAPYFSFAKAIERFLPILPVRLILRFHLRTDLWLGKVKCHTYILHGTKDWLIPISHSEKLKAINPRMITLIKIEGGKHNNLPFFDAYHNIIRDILKY, encoded by the coding sequence GTGAACCCTTTATTAATTTATATATTGGGCGGTTATTTAGCGCTGTTACTTATTATTTACCTGGTACAGGAAAAATTTATTTTCAAACCTGAGAAACTCCGGCAGGATTTTAGATATAAATATGACATCCCGTTTGAGGAACTTTTTTTTAATGTAGCGCCGGGTGTAAAAATTAACGGCCTCCATTTTTTCAACGAGAAACCGCATGGTCTTATACTTTATTTTCATGGAAATACCCGTAGCATTAAAGGCTGGGCAAAGTATGCCAAAGATTTTTACCGCTTTAATTATGATGTGGTACTGGTAGATTACCGGGGCTTTGGAAAAAGTACCGGTAAAAGAAGTGAAATAGAAATGCTGGGCGATATGCAATTTGTGTATAGCCAACTTGTGCAACAATATACCGAAAGCCACATGATAGTTTATGGCCGCAGCCTGGGGAGCGGCTTTGCTACAAAAGTAGCCAGTGATAATAACCCACGCTATCTTATTTTAGATGCACCCTATTTTAGTTTTGCCAAAGCCATTGAACGGTTCCTGCCCATACTGCCGGTAAGGTTAATTTTGCGCTTTCATTTGCGTACCGATTTATGGCTGGGTAAAGTAAAATGCCATACTTATATCCTACATGGAACAAAGGATTGGCTTATACCCATAAGCCATAGTGAAAAGTTAAAAGCAATAAACCCAAGGATGATAACCTTAATTAAAATAGAAGGAGGCAAGCACAATAACCTTCCTTTTTTTGATGCCTATCATAATATCATCAGGGATATTTTAAAATACTAA
- a CDS encoding rhodanese-like domain-containing protein: MKSISAMELFQIVQRKESCQLIDVREVVEHNDFNIGGDNIPMSEIFENIQRLSPDQPVIIYCQKGIRSAIVIQRLEEKFGFINLINLSGGVDAWRKDIID, translated from the coding sequence ATGAAATCCATATCTGCAATGGAATTATTCCAAATAGTACAACGCAAAGAAAGTTGCCAGCTAATAGATGTAAGGGAGGTGGTTGAACATAATGATTTTAATATTGGCGGAGACAACATCCCCATGAGTGAAATTTTTGAAAATATACAACGGCTTTCTCCAGATCAACCGGTTATTATTTATTGCCAAAAGGGCATCCGTAGCGCCATAGTAATACAAAGGCTCGAAGAAAAATTTGGTTTTATCAATTTAATTAACCTTAGCGGTGGGGTAGATGCCTGGAGAAAGGATATTATTGACTGA
- a CDS encoding KUP/HAK/KT family potassium transporter has translation MSNNVNKVSTVGLLVALGIIFGDIGTSPLYVFNSIIKGREISEALILGALSLIIWTITMQTTVKYVIMVLRADNKGEGGIFALYALVRRRRKWLVVPAMIGGAALLADGIITPPITITSAIEGLKEIPTLANMEQSTIVAIVIGILALFFFSQQFGTHSIGRFYGPVMAVWFSVLGILGIMHISDDFTILKALNPFLGIQFLITYPEGFWILGAVFLCITGAEGLYSDLGHCGRGNIRISWIFVKSMLLLNYFGQGASLLKHHTGKVMTADVIYNDGINAFFDLMPQWFLIPGIIIATSAAIIASQAMVSGSFTLINEAIRLNLWPKMRIIYPSEAKGQLYIPGLNLLLFAGCVGVVLFFRESAKMEAAYGLAIITTMFMTTILFANFMVLRRWPAWFIYIFLGNYIIVETAFFIALMDKFKHGGYITLMIGLLMFVVMFVWLKSRKIKNRYVEFVRVDEYVPRLEELSNDMTVPKYATHLVYLTSANNRREIEHKIMYSILSGKPKRADIYWFVHVDTLDDPYTAEYSVEHIIPNDIIRVEFRLGFRVAPRINLMFKKVVENLVANKEVNIMSRYESQQKNNMVGDFQFIVMEKFLSQDNELPFIENMIMKIYFWLKELSLSEEKGFGLEQSNVAVEKFPLIVAPVSRLKLTRIYDKEEE, from the coding sequence GTGAGTAATAATGTTAATAAGGTATCTACCGTTGGTTTGTTGGTTGCGTTAGGTATCATATTTGGCGATATTGGTACTTCGCCGCTTTATGTATTTAATTCTATAATTAAAGGCAGGGAGATAAGTGAAGCGCTTATACTTGGGGCACTTTCATTAATAATTTGGACCATAACCATGCAAACTACGGTAAAGTATGTAATCATGGTTTTGCGTGCCGACAACAAAGGTGAAGGTGGCATTTTTGCACTTTATGCCCTGGTAAGAAGAAGGCGTAAATGGCTTGTGGTTCCGGCAATGATAGGAGGCGCTGCATTGCTTGCCGATGGCATAATTACACCACCCATTACAATTACATCTGCAATTGAAGGGTTAAAAGAAATACCCACTTTGGCCAATATGGAGCAATCTACAATTGTGGCTATTGTAATTGGTATTTTAGCATTGTTTTTTTTCTCCCAGCAATTTGGCACCCATTCCATAGGCCGGTTTTATGGCCCGGTAATGGCGGTGTGGTTTTCCGTTTTGGGCATTTTGGGTATAATGCATATTTCCGATGATTTTACCATTTTAAAAGCGCTCAATCCTTTTTTAGGGATTCAATTTTTAATTACCTATCCTGAAGGATTTTGGATTTTGGGAGCAGTATTTCTTTGTATTACCGGTGCAGAAGGTTTGTACAGCGATCTTGGGCATTGCGGCCGTGGAAACATCCGTATATCCTGGATTTTTGTAAAATCAATGTTGTTGCTCAATTATTTTGGCCAGGGCGCCAGCCTGCTCAAGCACCATACCGGAAAGGTAATGACGGCAGATGTAATTTATAACGATGGTATCAATGCCTTTTTCGACCTTATGCCGCAATGGTTTTTAATTCCCGGAATCATAATTGCCACTTCGGCAGCAATCATTGCAAGCCAGGCAATGGTTTCGGGGTCATTTACTTTAATTAATGAAGCCATCCGTTTAAATCTTTGGCCTAAAATGAGGATTATTTATCCATCAGAGGCAAAAGGCCAATTGTATATTCCCGGGTTAAATTTATTGCTTTTTGCAGGCTGTGTAGGTGTTGTATTATTTTTCAGAGAATCGGCAAAAATGGAAGCTGCTTATGGCTTAGCCATTATTACCACTATGTTTATGACCACCATATTATTTGCCAACTTTATGGTATTGCGCCGCTGGCCGGCATGGTTTATTTATATTTTCCTGGGCAATTATATTATAGTAGAAACGGCCTTCTTTATTGCACTAATGGATAAATTTAAACATGGCGGTTATATTACTTTAATGATTGGGTTGCTAATGTTTGTGGTAATGTTTGTGTGGCTAAAATCGAGAAAAATTAAAAACAGGTATGTAGAATTTGTAAGGGTAGATGAATATGTGCCCAGGCTGGAAGAGTTGAGTAATGATATGACGGTACCCAAATATGCCACTCACCTGGTATATTTAACCAGTGCAAATAACCGCAGGGAAATTGAACATAAAATAATGTACAGCATTTTGAGCGGCAAACCCAAGCGTGCGGATATTTACTGGTTTGTGCATGTAGATACATTGGATGACCCTTACACAGCCGAGTATAGCGTGGAACATATTATCCCCAACGATATCATCAGGGTAGAATTCAGGCTGGGCTTTAGGGTTGCACCCAGGATTAACCTTATGTTTAAAAAAGTGGTAGAAAATTTAGTGGCCAATAAAGAAGTAAATATTATGAGCCGTTACGAAAGCCAGCAGAAAAACAATATGGTGGGCGATTTTCAATTTATTGTAATGGAAAAATTCCTTAGCCAGGATAATGAACTGCCCTTTATTGAAAACATGATCATGAAAATTTATTTTTGGCTCAAAGAACTTAGCCTTAGTGAAGAAAAAGGCTTTGGCCTTGAGCAAAGCAATGTTGCCGTTGAAAAATTCCCTCTTATAGTTGCACCGGTTAGCCGCCTTAAACTCACCCGTATTTATGATAAAGAGGAGGAATAA